The following are from one region of the Deltaproteobacteria bacterium genome:
- a CDS encoding AAA family ATPase, producing the protein MFSSDRLKKIAADAQSVKEEKKKAWNTKSIKEKFDEVVIGNEGYKQVLSSVLAGYLSELKTRHHVIVFGPSGTGKTYMLEQTLPDLGIPYVVVDSSSLVPAGYSGNTLTDSLKEFYQSNQTASDRGIIVLDEFDKISEKANGGDAHKSHSIQGELLTNIQGKKEGGVDTRNSLWIVLGAFAYTDEMKQSPPTITKDDLKKYGFKNEVLGRITMEAMTETPTMEQMLERIAFSKDMKSFFDQMKLDGFELKSEDFEDAALLELAMVASNPLYGMRAVPTVLAAVKQKVVFSGEFQPGTVRITGALIKKIKSERNLG; encoded by the coding sequence ATGTTTTCGAGCGACCGACTCAAGAAAATTGCGGCAGATGCGCAATCTGTAAAAGAAGAGAAGAAAAAAGCCTGGAACACGAAGTCGATCAAAGAAAAATTTGATGAAGTGGTTATTGGTAACGAAGGTTACAAGCAGGTTTTGTCGAGCGTTCTCGCTGGCTACTTAAGTGAATTGAAAACCCGCCACCACGTCATCGTCTTTGGGCCGTCGGGCACCGGCAAAACTTATATGCTCGAACAAACGTTACCCGATCTCGGTATTCCGTATGTCGTTGTCGATTCGAGTTCCCTGGTGCCCGCAGGATATTCGGGAAACACGCTGACGGATTCTCTTAAGGAATTTTACCAGTCGAATCAGACGGCCAGTGACCGCGGCATCATTGTTTTGGATGAGTTCGATAAAATTTCTGAAAAGGCGAATGGCGGAGATGCGCATAAGTCGCACTCGATTCAAGGTGAGCTGCTGACGAACATTCAAGGCAAAAAAGAGGGTGGCGTCGATACCCGAAATTCTTTGTGGATCGTACTAGGTGCCTTCGCCTACACGGACGAAATGAAACAAAGTCCGCCGACCATCACCAAAGACGATTTAAAAAAATACGGCTTCAAGAACGAAGTTTTGGGTCGCATCACGATGGAAGCGATGACTGAAACTCCGACGATGGAGCAGATGCTAGAACGAATTGCGTTCAGCAAGGATATGAAGAGTTTTTTCGATCAGATGAAGCTTGATGGCTTTGAATTGAAGTCAGAGGACTTTGAAGATGCGGCTTTGCTCGAGCTTGCGATGGTCGCCTCAAATCCTCTTTACGGCATGCGCGCGGTCCCGACGGTGCTTGCGGCCGTGAAACAAAAAGTCGTTTTCTCGGGCGAGTTTCAACCGGGTACGGTTCGAATCACCGGTGCATTGATTAAAAAAATCAAGTCAGAACGTAACCTCGGTTAA